The genomic DNA GACGGCCAGGCTCACCGCCGCCGACGTCCGCCCGTCCATCGAGGCGACCGCCGGGGGCGGCAGGACCGGCGCTGGAACCGGCGCCGAAACCGGGACCGGGACCGCGGACCGGCCGGACACGACCGGGGAACCCGCCGCTGGCGACCGCTCGGCGGCTGCCAGCGACGGGGGAGCCGCCACGGTCACTGCGTCGGAACCCGCGGGCGACCGGCCGGCAGCCCACTCCGATACTTCGTCGAACGGTACGGGGGCCGACTCGGAGACGCTTTCGGAGAACGGTACGGAGGCCGCGTCGAAGCCGCCGTCCGAACCGGATGCCGACCCCTCTGTTTCGAGTGGAGATAGTCGGAGCACTCCCGCCGAACCCGACTCCGGGACCGGTGATGGATACTCGACTCCAGTTGAAACGGAGGGGTCTGCCGTCGGCGGACGCGACCCGTCGCTCCGCTCCATCGAGATCAGTGGCGATATCACGGGACGCTCGACCGGCACCGGCCGGTACGAGGACTTCGTCGCGGTCTTCCGCGACCGCTACGAGCGGCTGTCGCGCCACCTGAAGGGCCGGGTCAACCACCGCTCGACCGACACGCTCGGGAGTGCCGGCGGCGGTGGCGGGGAGGCCGGCCTCGTGGGGATGGTCGCGGAGATCAACTCCACCAAGAGCGGGCACTGGATGATCGACCTGGAGGACACCCGCGGGACGTTCCCGTGCCTCGTCATGAAGGACAAGGACATCGCCGAGCACGTCGACGAGCTCCTGCTCGACGAGGTCATCGCCGTCGAGGGCTCCGTGAGCAGCGACGGGTCCATCCTCTTCGTCGACGACCTCCACTTCCCCGACATCCCGCGCACGTACCGGCCGAACACGGCCGACCGCCCCGTCCGGGCGGCGCTCATCTCCGACGTCCACGTCGGCAGCCAGGAGTTCCTCGCCGATGCGTGGTCCCGGTTCGCCGACTGGCTCCACACCGAGGAGGCAGAACGCGTCGAGTACCTCTGCATCGCGGGCGACATGGTCGAGGGCGTCGGCGTCTACCCGGACCAGGACGAGGAACTCGACATCGTGGACATCTACGAGCAGTACGAGGCGTTCGCGGAGTATCTCAAGGAGGTGCCCGGCGACATGGAGATCATCATGATCCCGGGCAACCACGACGCCGTCCGCCTCGCCGAACCCCAGCCGGGCTTCGACGACGAACTCCGCGACATCATGGATGTCCACGACCCTCGCATCGTCGGCAACCCCTCCACGGTCACCATCGAGGGCGTCAATATCCTGATGTACCACGGCGTCTCGCTGGACGAGGTCATCGCGGAACTTCCCGAGGAGAAGGCCTCCTACGACGAACCCCACAAGCCGATGTACCAGCTCCTGAAGAAGCGCCACGTCGCCCCGCAGTTCGGCGGTCACACCCGTCTGGCCCCCGAGGAGCAGGACTACCTCGTGATGGACGAGGTCCCCGACATCTTCCACACCGGCCACGTCCACAAGTTCGGCTACGGGAAGTACCGCAACGTCCTCGCGGT from Haloglomus litoreum includes the following:
- a CDS encoding DNA-directed DNA polymerase II small subunit, giving the protein MPLEEPVAVARELASHGFNADREAVTLLANAPDPEAALAHAVEQAPPGTARLTAADVRPSIEATAGGGRTGAGTGAETGTGTADRPDTTGEPAAGDRSAAASDGGAATVTASEPAGDRPAAHSDTSSNGTGADSETLSENGTEAASKPPSEPDADPSVSSGDSRSTPAEPDSGTGDGYSTPVETEGSAVGGRDPSLRSIEISGDITGRSTGTGRYEDFVAVFRDRYERLSRHLKGRVNHRSTDTLGSAGGGGGEAGLVGMVAEINSTKSGHWMIDLEDTRGTFPCLVMKDKDIAEHVDELLLDEVIAVEGSVSSDGSILFVDDLHFPDIPRTYRPNTADRPVRAALISDVHVGSQEFLADAWSRFADWLHTEEAERVEYLCIAGDMVEGVGVYPDQDEELDIVDIYEQYEAFAEYLKEVPGDMEIIMIPGNHDAVRLAEPQPGFDDELRDIMDVHDPRIVGNPSTVTIEGVNILMYHGVSLDEVIAELPEEKASYDEPHKPMYQLLKKRHVAPQFGGHTRLAPEEQDYLVMDEVPDIFHTGHVHKFGYGKYRNVLAVNTGCWQAQTEFQKSVNIDPDTAYAPIVDLHRLDKPDPMTIYDFN